Genomic DNA from Vanessa atalanta chromosome 17, ilVanAtal1.2, whole genome shotgun sequence:
CCGTAATTGACATGTTTTTGtcgtaaatcaaatcaaacatgaagacgagcgtcactcactcgTATTTATTGGTATGAGTGAGAGAAGCCCGtcggtaaaaaaaaacttaaagttcGCAAAAAAATAGATGATATTTgttcagtatattttattaaaaaataattaatttaacgttaAGAGACGCGCctttgtgagtgaatagatctataaaaccaattgaagatttataaaaatatacaaaatatgatataattatataattgatataatatggCAACATTACATTACGTCAAGTAATAAGAATTAACAGTTAAAGCGCCAAATACAAAATTCTCAGTTTTTACTCTAATAAatggatatttattttgtagacaATGCTAGACAACACGAAATCGAAACATTTTATGAAGTAtgtggtacattattttatattattgtatgaaacTTATAAACCGATCTCGGCCTATTCATTACAATTGGTATCGATTTTCAGGCTTGTCAACGACACAGGGACTACTATAGAGGTTATCCAAAAGCTCATCATCCCTTGCTATACTTTAAAGACCCGGAATACATGTGGCAATGTCCGCCAGAGATGTCGCCGTAATAAGaactatttttacttaaaacattttctaaattGATTTTCATTATCATTGtgcatataatttcaaaat
This window encodes:
- the LOC125070395 gene encoding uncharacterized protein LOC125070395 isoform X2, giving the protein MDIYFVDNARQHEIETFYEACQRHRDYYRGYPKAHHPLLYFKDPEYMWQCPPEMSPTYLSFPMYHVKYKQPVVLPGNTGRTSGFPALPNRTLAGRFNKAACKAFVR